One Desulfobulbus propionicus DSM 2032 DNA segment encodes these proteins:
- a CDS encoding YibE/F family protein, giving the protein MSAIRRDLFFSLIIACLCLVLAFLDLARIPPAPSGIRCRALVTGVDNSQVRTHLIVKTNVQLLRVRLLAGPHEGQELEVVNMLTGKMELDEFYQPGTTILVEYSAPGGQPVNAVARGAYRLGLQLFLVGLFALLLVAVAGVTGLKAGLSFIFAALVLWKLFFPLLLLGYPPLATGLGIVTLLTAVICFSVGGLTRRGLATFAGSLLGLLLTCGLAALFTHGFRLHGAVRPFAEMLLYSGYPHLNLTDIFVASVFIACSGAVMDLAMDIAATMDELKHRHPEIGLIEHMRSGLRVGRAVTGTMTTTLLLAYSGSHIAMFMVFLAKGLPPANLLNAPFVAAEVLNILVGSFGVIAVAPCTVVIAALLYRHGQPTAP; this is encoded by the coding sequence ATGTCCGCCATCCGCCGCGATTTGTTCTTTTCCCTGATCATCGCCTGTCTCTGCCTCGTCCTCGCCTTTCTCGACCTGGCCCGCATCCCGCCGGCGCCCAGCGGCATCCGCTGCCGCGCCCTGGTCACCGGCGTCGACAACTCCCAAGTACGCACCCATCTGATCGTCAAGACCAATGTCCAGCTGCTGCGGGTGCGCCTGCTTGCCGGGCCGCACGAAGGCCAGGAGCTGGAGGTGGTCAACATGCTCACCGGCAAGATGGAACTCGACGAATTCTACCAGCCCGGCACCACCATCCTGGTGGAATACAGCGCACCCGGGGGGCAGCCGGTCAATGCCGTGGCCCGGGGCGCCTATCGCCTGGGGCTGCAACTGTTTCTCGTCGGCCTGTTCGCCCTGCTGCTGGTGGCCGTGGCCGGGGTCACCGGCCTCAAGGCCGGACTTTCCTTCATCTTTGCCGCCCTGGTGCTGTGGAAACTTTTTTTCCCCCTGCTGCTGCTCGGCTATCCGCCTCTGGCCACCGGCCTGGGGATCGTCACCTTGTTGACCGCAGTGATTTGTTTCTCGGTCGGCGGCCTGACCCGTCGCGGCCTGGCCACCTTTGCCGGCTCGCTGCTTGGCCTGCTGCTCACCTGCGGCCTGGCCGCCCTGTTCACCCACGGCTTCCGCCTGCACGGCGCGGTCCGTCCCTTTGCCGAGATGCTGCTCTATTCCGGCTACCCGCATCTCAATCTGACCGACATCTTCGTGGCCAGCGTGTTCATCGCCTGCTCGGGGGCGGTGATGGACCTGGCCATGGACATCGCCGCCACCATGGACGAACTGAAGCACCGGCATCCGGAGATCGGCCTGATCGAGCACATGCGCTCCGGCCTGCGGGTCGGCCGCGCGGTCACCGGCACCATGACCACCACCCTGCTGCTCGCCTATTCGGGCAGCCATATCGCCATGTTCATGGTCTTCCTCGCCAAGGGGTTGCCGCCGGCCAACCTGCTCAACGCCCCCTTTGTCGCCGCCGAAGTCCTCAATATCTTGGTGGGCAGTTTCGGAGTGATTGCCGTGGCCCCCTGCACCGTGGTCATTGCCGCCCTGCTCTATCGCCACGGTCAGCCGACGGCTCCCTAA
- a CDS encoding alkaline phosphatase, whose amino-acid sequence MHKRTLICAACAVLSLAAAPAWAAMPKYVFFFVGDGMSSAQIQAAEAYLTTKNGGSATEAADLLKAENRLNMSKLPVLGMQTTYDAHALMTDSASAGTAFACGVKTQSGVIGMNDQKTIKYKSIAELAEEKGKRVGLISSVSLDHATPASFYASVPSRGDMNAIARQMAASGYDFFGGGGLAASEAQTITAQMQANGYTVLNDRQAILALKKNPKSKVVCINPTLQDSAAMPYAIDRPETNLSLAEMTEVAINSLFTRKKEGKHGGWFPKDDGFFLMVEGGKIDWACHANDAMATIGDTLDFDDAVGVALEFYRKHPSQTLIVVTGDHETGGMSVGHATTGYSGYYDRLLKQTSSFQAFGMNQWKAHKAANKDGYSWTAPNNLEASGEMLGLMESVFGLAWDSLNDHQKKKLEDAYDKSMSGSNDNSEAENKLLYGGYEPIIVTITHILNERASIGWTSYSHTGVPVPVFAVGSEAQRFAGFYDNTDIAKQMAMGIWQPLPVVKATVN is encoded by the coding sequence ATGCACAAACGAACGTTGATCTGCGCCGCCTGCGCGGTGTTGAGCCTTGCAGCCGCGCCGGCCTGGGCCGCCATGCCCAAGTACGTCTTTTTCTTTGTCGGAGACGGGATGTCCAGCGCCCAGATTCAGGCGGCCGAGGCTTACCTGACCACCAAGAACGGCGGCTCGGCCACCGAGGCCGCCGACCTGCTCAAAGCGGAAAACCGGCTGAACATGAGCAAGCTCCCGGTGCTGGGCATGCAGACCACCTACGATGCCCACGCCCTGATGACCGACAGCGCCTCGGCCGGCACCGCCTTTGCCTGCGGCGTCAAGACCCAGAGCGGGGTCATCGGCATGAACGATCAAAAAACCATCAAATACAAAAGCATCGCCGAACTGGCCGAGGAAAAGGGCAAGCGCGTCGGTCTCATTTCCAGTGTGTCGCTCGATCACGCCACCCCGGCCTCGTTCTATGCCAGCGTGCCCAGCCGCGGGGACATGAACGCCATTGCCCGGCAGATGGCTGCCTCCGGCTATGACTTTTTTGGCGGCGGCGGCCTGGCGGCCTCCGAGGCGCAAACCATCACCGCCCAGATGCAGGCCAACGGCTATACCGTCCTCAACGACCGGCAAGCGATCCTCGCGTTGAAAAAAAATCCCAAGAGCAAGGTGGTGTGCATCAACCCCACCCTCCAGGACAGCGCCGCCATGCCCTATGCCATTGACCGACCGGAGACCAACCTGAGTCTGGCCGAGATGACCGAAGTGGCCATCAATTCGCTGTTCACCAGGAAAAAAGAGGGCAAGCACGGCGGTTGGTTTCCCAAGGATGACGGCTTTTTTCTCATGGTCGAGGGCGGCAAGATCGACTGGGCCTGTCATGCCAATGACGCCATGGCCACCATCGGCGACACCCTGGACTTTGACGACGCAGTCGGCGTGGCTCTGGAGTTTTACCGCAAGCATCCCAGCCAAACCCTGATCGTGGTCACCGGCGACCACGAGACCGGCGGCATGTCGGTGGGCCACGCCACTACCGGTTACAGCGGCTATTACGACCGCCTGCTCAAGCAAACGAGCAGTTTCCAGGCCTTTGGCATGAACCAGTGGAAAGCGCACAAGGCGGCCAACAAGGACGGCTACAGCTGGACCGCGCCCAACAACCTGGAGGCGAGCGGCGAGATGCTGGGATTGATGGAGAGCGTCTTTGGTCTGGCGTGGGACAGCCTGAACGACCATCAGAAGAAAAAACTCGAGGATGCCTACGACAAGTCAATGAGCGGCAGCAACGACAACAGCGAGGCAGAAAACAAGCTGCTCTACGGCGGCTATGAACCGATCATCGTCACCATCACCCATATTCTCAACGAACGGGCCAGCATCGGCTGGACCTCCTATTCCCATACCGGCGTGCCGGTGCCGGTCTTTGCCGTTGGCTCGGAAGCCCAGCGTTTTGCCGGGTTCTACGACAACACCGACATCGCCAAGCAGATGGCCATGGGCATCTGGCAGCCCCTGCCCGTTGTCAAGGCAACCGTCAACTAA
- a CDS encoding ArsR/SmtB family transcription factor yields the protein MTKTLEHDDQDDLCGVRCIHKERIGAAREQALTDTEYETMAVLFKAMGDPNRLRILWALGAGEMCVCDLAALLTSSESAVSHQLRLLRQMALVSNRRQGQVLYYRLNDDHVHTLIHQALDHVRE from the coding sequence ATGACCAAAACACTCGAACACGACGACCAGGACGATTTGTGCGGGGTACGCTGCATCCACAAGGAGCGGATCGGCGCGGCCCGTGAACAGGCCCTGACCGATACGGAATACGAAACCATGGCCGTCCTGTTCAAGGCCATGGGCGATCCCAACCGGCTGCGGATTCTCTGGGCCCTGGGCGCGGGCGAGATGTGCGTCTGCGATCTGGCGGCCCTGTTGACCAGCTCCGAGTCGGCGGTCAGCCACCAACTGCGCCTGTTGCGCCAGATGGCCCTGGTCAGCAACCGGCGCCAGGGGCAGGTGCTCTACTACCGGCTCAACGACGATCACGTCCACACCCTCATCCATCAAGCCCTGGACCACGTCCGGGAATAA
- a CDS encoding SO_0444 family Cu/Zn efflux transporter — protein MMHFVSEMTTAAWTLLEQSSLYILFGLLIGGLLKMVLSPAYVAAHLGKGRFKPVFKAALLGVPIPLCSCGVLPAAAQLKRQGANNGATTAFLVSTPESGVDSIAVSWALLDPLMTVARPVAAFCSAFVAGVMENLLDPNANRQPMRILPMASAPAAACAGTECGCGHEHPTLPAAGWGQKLGQGVRYAVTDIWGDLAGWFFVGIAVAACITVFIPDDLITRHLGGGIGSMLLMLLIGIPLYVCATAATPIAASLILKGVSPGAALVFLLAGPATNVAALAVLVKILGKRGVAVYLASVSVVSVLCGLLLDGLYMSLGISAAATIGEVAEFVPHWLMTGAAVVLLLLSLPLISRWFSLKGCRLA, from the coding sequence ATCATGCACTTCGTCTCTGAAATGACTACGGCCGCGTGGACCCTGCTCGAACAGTCCTCGCTCTACATTCTCTTCGGCCTGCTGATCGGCGGCCTGCTGAAGATGGTGCTTTCTCCCGCCTATGTCGCCGCCCATCTGGGCAAGGGCCGGTTCAAGCCGGTGTTCAAGGCCGCCCTGCTGGGCGTGCCCATTCCGCTCTGCTCCTGCGGGGTGCTGCCGGCGGCGGCGCAGTTGAAGCGGCAGGGCGCCAACAACGGCGCCACCACCGCCTTTCTCGTGTCTACCCCGGAATCGGGCGTGGATTCCATTGCCGTGTCCTGGGCCCTGCTCGACCCGCTGATGACCGTGGCCCGGCCGGTGGCGGCCTTTTGTTCCGCCTTTGTCGCCGGGGTGATGGAAAACCTGCTCGATCCCAACGCCAACCGGCAACCGATGCGCATCCTGCCCATGGCCTCGGCGCCGGCCGCCGCCTGTGCGGGAACGGAGTGCGGCTGCGGGCACGAGCACCCCACACTGCCGGCCGCGGGCTGGGGGCAGAAGCTGGGCCAGGGAGTGCGTTACGCGGTGACCGACATCTGGGGCGACCTGGCCGGCTGGTTTTTTGTCGGCATCGCAGTGGCCGCCTGCATCACCGTGTTCATCCCCGATGACCTGATCACCCGTCATCTCGGGGGCGGCATCGGTTCGATGCTGCTGATGCTCCTGATCGGCATTCCCCTGTATGTCTGCGCCACCGCCGCCACGCCGATCGCCGCGTCGCTGATCCTCAAGGGGGTCAGTCCGGGCGCGGCCCTGGTGTTCCTCCTCGCCGGACCGGCCACCAATGTCGCCGCCCTGGCGGTGTTGGTCAAAATCCTGGGCAAGCGAGGAGTGGCCGTCTACCTGGCCTCGGTTTCGGTGGTCAGCGTGCTCTGCGGGCTGCTCCTCGACGGCCTCTATATGTCGCTCGGAATCTCGGCGGCGGCCACCATCGGCGAGGTCGCCGAATTCGTGCCCCATTGGCTGATGACCGGGGCCGCCGTGGTCCTGCTGCTGCTCTCCCTGCCGCTGATCAGCCGCTGGTTTTCTCTCAAGGGGTGTCGGCTGGCATAA